The Kribbella shirazensis genomic interval TGACAACGAGGTTCGCTTTCGCGCCTGCCTGGACGACGTGCCGGCTTACAAGCCCGGTCGTCCGCCGGCGCGCACCGACGGCCGGCCGACGTACAAGCTGTCCAGCAACGAGAACCCGTACCCGCCGCTCCCGGGCGTTCTCGCCGCCGCGACCGAGGCCGCCGCGCAGATGAACCGCTACCCGGACATGGGCGCGGTCGACCTGCTCGAGGCCCTGTCGGCGCGGTTCGGCGTACCCGTGAGCGACCTCGCCGTCGGGACCGGATCGGTCGCGCTGCTCTACCACTTGCTGCAGGCCACCGTCGCGGACGGTGACGAGGTCGTCTACGCCTGGCGCTCGTTCGAGGCGTACCCGATCGCGGTCCAGTTGACCGGTGCGACGTCGGTCCAGGTGCCGCTGACCGCCGACGCGCGCCACGACTTCAAGGCGATGGAGGCGGCGATCACCGACCGCACCAAGGTCGTGCTGGTCTGTACGCCGAACAACCCGACCGGCCCGGTGGTACGCCGCGACGAGCTGCTCGCGTTCCTGGACGCCGTACCGTCGAACGTGCTGGTCGTGGTGGACGAGGCGTACCGCGAGTTCGTCCGCGAGACCGACGTGGCGGACGGGGTCGAGCTGTACCGCGATCGCCAGAACGTGCTGGTCCTGCGGACCTTCTCCAAGGCGTACGGTCTGGCCGGGTTCCGGGTCGGGTACGCGGTCGGGCACCCGCCGGTGGTCGCCGCGATCCGCAAGTGCGCGCTCCCGTTCGGGGTCAGCCACGTCGCCCAAGTGGCCGCGATCGCGTCCCTCGCCGCCGAGGACGAGCTCCTCGAACGTGTCGACGCCCTGGTCGAGGAGCGCCAGCGGGTGTTCGACGCGCTGCGGGCGGCCGGCTGGGACGTCCCGGAGACGGAAACCAACTTCGTCTGGCTCGGCCTCGGCGACGACACGATGAAGTTCGCCGAGGCCGTACAGGCCGAAGGTGTGTCCGTCCGCCCGTTCCCGGGCGAAGGCGTCCGCGTCACCATCGGCGAACGTGAGGCCAACGACCTGTTCCTCGGGGTCGCGCGAGCGTGGCGCCAGTGAGCGCTTCCGCAGGAGTGTCCGGCCGGTGAGCACGCTCGTCTGGATCTCCGGGGCGTCGGCCGGGATCGGTGCCGCGCTGGCAGCGGCGGTGCCGTTCCCGGACGCCCGGGTCATCGACATCTCGCGTCGCGGCGGTACGACGGAACACTTCGAGGCGGATCTGGCGGATCCGGCCGACTGGTCCCGCGTCGCGGCGCACTTCACCGACGCGTTGTCGACGTACGACGGTGAGCGGGTCGTGTTCATCCACAACGCCGGCACGATCACGCCCATCGGCCCCGCGGCCGGCGCCGACCCGGACGCCTACAACCGCGCCGTGCTGCTGAACTCCGCCGCGCCGCAGGTCCTCGGCGCCGCGTTCCTCCGGGCGACCGCACAGCTCACCTGCGAGCGCCACCTGATCATGCTGTCCTCGGGCGCCGCGAAGACGGCGTACTCCGGCTGGTCGTCGTACAACGCCGGCAAAGCAGCCGTAGAACACTGGGTCCGCACCGTCGGCCAGGAACAACCCGCCGACGGCTGCCGGATCATCGCCGTGGCGCCCGGGGTCGTCGACACCGCCATGCAGTCCGAGATCCGCGCCACCGACGAAACCGACTTCCCGTCCGTCGCCCGCTTCCACGACCTCAAACGCACCGGCACCCTCAGCACTCCGGAGTCCGCCGCCACCGGCATCTGGTCGCTCCTCACCGAGGACCTCCCCAACGGCACGTGCACAGACCTCCGCAACCGCTGAGCCGGGGTTGCGCTCAGAGCTTGTTCTCGTTGGACTTGCTCTGCTCCTGCGCACCGTGCTTGCTGGCGGTCGGCGTACTCTCCGGCTTCTGAGCCGCGCCGGCCGCCGAGGCCACTCCGTCGAACGCCACCGACTGAGCAGACTTCCCCTGCTCGAGCGTCGGGTGACTCCCACGTTCTTCCGCCGGAACCACCGAGTTGAGCTTCTGCGCGAACCCGCGAAGGTCCTGCTGGGCGGCCAGCTTGTCGATCAGCGCCGGCATGGTGTTCGGTTCCCTGTCGGTGCGCGAGATCATCTGCCGCATCGCGGCCACAGCGCGCTGCGGGTTGTCGTCGACGACCTGGCTCAGGAACGGCGAGAGCTTCTGCACCGGCATCGCGTGCGGACCGGTGGTCGGCGGGTGGAAGTCCTTGACGTTCTCCGTCACCAGCACCGTCGACTCGGAGTGGACCGCCGCGGCCAGCACGTGCTTGTCCTTCTCGTCGGCCTGCATCTGCGGCTCGAGATGCTCGTAGCCGGACACCATCGCGCGGGGGAACGCCCGATTCATCTGGTCCAGGCGTCGCTGCATCTTGCCGGCGGACAGGCCGTCCGGCCGGTTCCGGTGCACCTCGTCGAGGACCTGCGCCGACCAGCGCGGCGCGAAGGCGTCGTTGTCGGCCAGGCTGAGCAGGACGTCCGTCTGCAGATTGCCGCGCAGGACGTTTGCGTCCAGGAACGCCTGGCGCCGTGGCTCCGGCATCGGTCAGCCCTCGCGTCCGGTCGAGGGGTCGTCGTCATCGTCGTAGACCGACTCGCTGAGCATTTCGTCCAGGGCTTGGCGGCGCTGTGTGCGGATCCGCTCGTCCAGTGCGAGTACGTCGGTCAGGCGGACCCAGTCGACGTACTCCGAATTCCGGAACGGCAGTGCTCCCTCGGCGGCGTAGGCGCGGAGGTCGGCCGCGCTCAGGCCGATCGCGCCGGCGGCCTCGTCGATCGGGAGCTCGTGCCGCAGGGCGGTCACCTGAACCGCGAAACCCTGCCGCATCGCCGCCTCGACGAACCGCATCGCCTCGAACACCTTCGGCGGGATGTCCCGGCGTTCCCCGCCCGGCGCGACGAGTGCGGGCCCGTCCGGCACCAGCGTCCGCTCATGCTCTTCCACCAGGAACACTTCGGACTGGCTCGGCAGGACATCCATGCGCCAAGCCTAGGTGCCCGTAGGCGCAAGAAGCGGCGCCGGGAGGAGTGAGGCTTGCTCCCGGCGCCGCGGTGTTGCTCCGAATCAGTCACCCCACCGAGGTGACTCTTTCGGGTCCTGCATCACTGACCAGGGAGGGTCAGTTGTTCTGCTCGGAGTCCTGCTCGCAGGTCTTGAGCGTGTCGACGGAGTTGCCGTCGTTGTCCAGGCCCAGGATGCCGGACAGGTTCGTCAGCGGGACGTTGCCGCCGATGCCGGTGCCCGAGATCTCGTTGTGGCAGGCCTGCCACGGACCGACGTTGTTGTTGCTCACCGAGACCAGGCCGTTCTTGTCAGCCTTGACCCACTTGCGGTTGTTCTGCTCGTTGTCCTGCTCGCAGGTCTTGACGGCGGTCACGCTGTTGCCGTCGTTGCCCCAGCCCACGATGCCGACGACGTCGTTGGCCGGCACGTTGCCGCCGATGCCGGTCGCGGAGCCGAAGTTGTGGCAAGCCTGGAACGGACCGACGTTGTTGTCGTCGATGGCAACCAGGGCGCCGTCCTTCTTGACCCACGCCCAGTGCGCGTCGCCGTAGCCCTGGCTGACAGCCGAGACCTTGTCGGCCAGGCCGGTGCCCTGAGCCTTCTGCTGCGCGTCGTCGAGAACGTTGGCGCTCACGACGGTGGCCAGACCGAGGGTGGCGACAGTCGCCACCGCTGCAGCGGCGACGATCTTGCGAGTTACCTGCATTATGCCAGGTTTCCTTTCGGGTTTTGACGGATTCGTCTTACTGGTAACGACACCTGGCACGGCCGGTTACAAACTTTTTCGTCAACTATTCGGTTCCGCCTGCGTGCATAGCCGACCGGTGATGAGTTGCCTGACGAGGCAACGAATCCCGTGCTGACCAGGCAACTTGTCGGTAACGACACGGTCGGGAGAGCGAGCGGAAGTTGAGACAGAAGGACCCGTAACCGCACCGGGAGTACGTCGTTGAGTCAGCGCGGGTGACGGATGCCCGGTGAATCCGAGGATTGTTTCGGTGGGCTCGGTGGCTGCCGAATTGGCAATAGCACGATTCGTCGGAACAATTTGGAACCATTGCCGGAGTTTCGCGCCGTGTTTTTTCGGGGCAGGGTGCGACCGGCAGCCAGACCCGCTGCCGCGCGCATCGGCAGCGGTGGGAGACCCGGGTCCGCAAGGGCCCGGGTCTTTCCTTTCGTACTGGCCGCGTCCGCCGGCCGAACGGGCTACGTCCGCCGGCGCTCGGAGGTGACGACGAGCGCGACACCGACGATGATCACCGCGCCGCCGAGCAGGATCTGCCAGGTCAGGACCTCGCTCAGGATCAGCCAGCCGAGGAACACCGCGACCGCCGGGTTCACGTACGCGTACGTCCCCACCAGCGAGATCGGCGCGTTGGCGAGCAGATACGAGTACGCCGTGTACGCGAGCAGCGACCCGAACACCACCAGGTACGCCAGCGCGATCCATCCCGTCCCGTGAATCTGGTCCAGGTGCACGCGCCCCGGCTCACCCCGCAGTACGCCGATCAGCACCATCGCCGTGCCGCCGAAGACCATCTCGTAGAGCGCTGTGACCAGCGGATCCCGGGGCAACCCGAGCCGCGGGGCGTACCGCGAACCGGTCGCCCAGCAGATCGTGCCGACGACCAGGATCGCGACCGACAGCGGTTTCGCGCTCGTGTTGCCACCTGACAACGCGAGCAGCGCCGCTCCGCCGAACCCGATCAGTACGCCGACCCACGTCATCGCTCGCGGCCGCTCGCCGCCGCCGACGCGCAGCAGCATCAGCCACAGCGGGATCGCGGCGACCAGCAGGGCGGCCAGCCCGGACGGCACGGTCTGCTCGGCGATCGCGACCGCGCCGTTGCCGAAGGCAAGGAGCAGGACGCCGACCGTGGCCGCGCCGATCGCCTCCTGGCGGGTGATCCGCAGGCGCCGCCAGCCCGACTTGAGCGCCAGGCCGGCGGCCATCAGGACCGCCGCGGTGAGGAAGCGGGTGGCCATCCCGAGCATCGGCGGGATCTCGGCCTCCACCACGACCCGGATCGCCAGGTACGTCGAACCCCAGACGACGTACACGACCGCGAGCGCGGTCCAGATCATCGCGCCGGAGGGTGTCCGGGAACCCGGCTCGGCCACACCGGCTGGAGCGACGGTGTCACCAGTGCGCGGCGCCATCGCGGAACTCCTCGAAGTGTCAGGGGTGTCTTGCAAGAACGATACTTACGCTACGGCTCCCGCGCGCGGGCGCGCAAGGTGATATCCGGCCACCAGGCAGCGGTTTCCCGCCAATCCGCCGGCCGTCGACACCAAGTTGTGACACTCTCCGTTCAGATACCAGATCTCTGTAATATGAGCGTGGCGATAGGACCAGTTCCTGGACTGGTGTCTCAGCGCAGGACCGATTTCGGTACCGCCGTACCCACCGGAGTCCAGACAGTTAGCGGATCAGGCACCTGGTCGGTACGGTGTCCGGCAAGATGGGAGTGAGACCAGTGAGGAGGTCCACTGCCAACAGTGCATCAACCCTGGAATCACGCGGACCTGCCTGCGAAGCCTCACCCGGCTGAAGGGGCCGGCCCCCGTGCAACGTTGCGGTCGCGGCGATCCCGCGCTCGAACCCGAGGAGTGCATGTGAGTGAGTCGGTGCCGGGCCCTGCCCCGGAAGTGTTCGCGCCGCACAAGGCGCCGGTCAGTCCGCCCCAGGCCTCCGAGGAGGTCGAGTTCGTCCAGCTCCTGACGCCCGAAGGCGAGCGCGTCGAGCATCCGGACTTCACGTTCGACCTGGACGACGAGGCGGTCAAGGGTTTCTACCGGGACATGGTCCTGGTCCGCCGGATCGACTCCGAGGCGACCGCCCTGCAGCGCCAGGGTGAGCTCGGTCTCTGGGCGTCGCTGCTCGGTCAGGAGGCCGCGCAGATCGGCTCCGGCCGTGCCCTGAACAAGCGGGACATGGTGTTCCCGACGTACCGCGAGCACGGCGTCGCGTGGTGCCAGGGGGTCAACCCGCTGAACCTGCTCGGCCTGTTCCGCGGCGTCGACCAGGGCGCGTGGGACCCGAAGGACAACAACTTCCACCTGTACACGATCGTGATCGGCGCCCAGACGCTGCACGCGACCGGGTACGCGATGGGCCAGCAGCGCGACCACGCGATCGGGGACGCCGACAACGGCGAGGCGACGATCGCGTACTTCGGTGACGGCGCCAGCAGCCAGGGCGACGTGAACGAGGCGTTCATCTGGGCCTCGGTGTTCAACGCGCCGGTGGTGTTCTTCTGCCAGAACAACCAGTGGGCGATCTCGGAGCCGATCGACCGGCAGACCCGGATCCCGCTGTACCAGCGCGCCGCCGGCTTCGGCTTCCCGGGCGTTCGCGTCGACGGCAACGACGTCCTCGCGACGTACGCCGTCACGCAGCAGGCCCTGCGGCGCGCCCGCGAGGGCAGCGGCCCGACGCTGATCGAGGCGTACACGTACCGGATGGGCGCGCACACCACCTCCGACGACCCGACGAAGTACCGGCTGAGCGAGGACCTCGAGCACTGGAAGCTCAAGGACCCGATCGCCCGCGTGCACGCGTACCTGACCCGGCACGCCGGGCTCGACCACGACTACTTCGACGAGGTCGACGCCGAGGCGGACAAGGTCGCCGCCGAGCTGCGGGCCGGCTGCCTGGCGCTGCCGGAGCCGGAGCTGACCGACTTCTTCCAGCACGTGTACGTCGAGGAGACGCCGCAACTGGCCGAGCAGCGGGAGCAGTTCGCTGTATACGCCGCTTCGTTCAGTGCCGATTCAGAGGGCGAGGGCTGAGCGATGACCAAGATCACTCTCGGCAAGGCCATCAACGCCGGTCTGCGGGTCGCGATGGAGAAGGACCCGAAGGTCGTCGTCATGGGCGAGGACATCGGCAAGCTCGGCGGTGTGTTCCGGGTGACCGAGGGGCTGCAGAAGGACTTCGGCGAGGACCGGGTGATCGACACGCCGCTGGCCGAGTCCGGGATCATCGGCACCGCGGTCGGGCTCGCGCTGCGCGGGTACCGCCCAGTGTGTGAGATCCAGTTCGACGGGTTCGTGTTCCCGGCGTACGACCAGATCATCAACCAGGTCGCCAAGATGCACTACCGGTCGATGGGCAAGATCCGGATGCCGGTCGTCATCCGGATCCCGTACGGCGGCGGCATCGGCGCGGTCGAGCACCACTCCGAGTCACCGGAGACGCTGTTCGCGCACGTGCCGGGGCTGAAGGTGATCTCCTGCGGCGATCCGGTCGACGCGTACTGGATGATCCAGCAGGCGATCGAGTCCGACGACCCGATCGTGTTCTTCGAGCCGAAGCGCCGGTACCACGAGAAGGCCGAGCTGGACGAGTCCGTGCCGCCGTCGCTGCCGCTGCATCAGGCGAAGGTGCTCCGCGAGGGCACCGACGCGACGCTGCTCTGTTACGGCCCGATGGTGAAGACCTGTCTGCAGGCGGCCGAGGCCGCGGTCGAGGACGGCCGCAACCTCGAGGTCATCGATCTGCGGACGATCGCGCCGTTCGACCTGGCGACGATCTTCGCCTCCGTGCGCAAGACCCGGCGCGCGGTCGTCGTGCACGAGGCGCCGTACTCGTTCGGTCCGGGCTCGGAGATCGCGGCGCGGGTGACCGAGGAGTGCTTCTACCACCTCGAGGCTCCGGTACTCCGGGTGACCGGGTACGACACGCCGTACCCGCCGTCGCGGATGGAGGACGACTACCTGCCGGACCTCGACCGCGTGCTGGACGGCGTCGACCGGGTGATGGGGTACTGATGGGCATCCAGCAATTCCGCCTCCCCGACGTCGGTGAGGGTCTCGTCGAGGCCGAAATCGTCAGCTGGAAGGTCAAGCCCGGCGACACCGTCAAGCTGAACGACACCATCGTCGAGATCGAGACCGCGAAGTCGCTGGTCGAGCTGCCGGTCCCGTTCGCGGGCGTGATCACCGAGCTGCTGGTGCCGGAGGGCGAGACGGTCCCGGTCGGTACGCCGATCATCTCCGTACAGACCGCCGGCGACGAACCACTCGCCGACGACATGGTCCCGTCGATCCCCGAGCCGGAGGAATCCGGCAGCGGCCGTACGGCGGTCCTCGTCGGCTACGGCCCCAAGACCACCGAGGCCAAACGCCGCCAGCGCAAACCCGCAGCCCCCGCCGGATCGGCTCCGGCTGCGGGCGGTGCGATTCCAGCGACACCCGCACCGGTTGCCCCGGCGATCCAGGCTCCTGCACCCGCGGCACCTGTCGCTCCAGCTGAGCTTCCCGCCCCGGCGCCGGTTGCTGGGGGCAACGGAGTTGTGCATGTGCTGGCGAAGCCGCCGGTGCGGAAGCTGGCCAAGGACCTCGGGGTCGACCTGGCTGCGGTCGCACCGACCGGGCCGGGTGGAGTGATCACCCGGGCGGACGTCGAGGCGTACTCGGCAGCTCCCGCAGGTGCGGACGTGTCGGGTGCGGCTGCACCGGCTGCGGGCGTCCCGGCGTACGAACCTGCTCCGATCGTCAGCGGGCGTGAGGACACGCGCGTGCCGGTGAAGGGCGTGCAGAAGGTGATGGCACAGGCGATGGTGGCCAGTGCGTTCACCGCGCCGCATGTGACCGAGTGGATCACCGTCGACGTCAGCGCCACGATGGAGCTGGTCGAGCGGCTGAAGAGCGACAGGGCGTTCAAGGATCTGCGGGTCTCGCCGCTGCTGATCGTCGCGAAGGCGGTCACGCTGGCGGCTCGCCGTACGCCGATCGTCAACGCGGCCTGGGACGAGCAGGCCCAGGAGATCGTGTACAAGGGCGCGGTGAACCTCGGCATCGCCGCGGCCACCCCGCGCGGACTGATCGTCCCGAACATCAAGGGCGCCGACTCGCTCACCCTGCCCGACCTGTGCAAGGCGCTCAACGACCTGGTCGCCACCGCCCGCGAGGGCAAGACCCAGCCGGCCGACCAGGCGGGCGGATCGTTCACGATCACCAACGTCGGCGTGTTCGGCGTCGACGCCGGTACGCCGATCATCAACCCGGGCGAGGCCGCGATCCTCGCGTTCGGCGCGGTCCGCAAGCAGCCGTGGGTGGTGGACGACGAGATCGTCCCGCGCTGGATCACCACGCTCGCGCTGTCCTTCGACCACCGCCTGATCGACGGCGAGAAGGGCTCCATCTTCCTCGCCGACGTGGCGAGCATCCTCGAGGACCCGGCACGAGCCCTGATGTTCTGACCGCAGTACGACGGAAGGCCCGGGCCACCCGCCCGGGCCTTCTGCTGTCTCCCCGAGCAAAACAAGCTGAACTGCGCTCAGTCCTGCGGCTAGGGTCGCTGGCATGAGGGACGAACCCGCCGAGATCTCGTGCGACCTGGTGACCGAAACCCTCGGCGAGCATTGGGGTTTCCGCGCTACCGAGATGTCCTACGCGCCCGTGGGATTCGGCAGCCACCACTGGATTGCCTCCGCAGCCGACGGCCCGCGCTGGTTCGTCACCGCAGACCGGCTCGACCCGCGGGGCAACTGGCTCGGTTCGACCGCTGAGCAGGTGCAACGCGCCATCGAGGCGGCCGCACTCACGACGAAGGAACTGGCCGACAGCGGCTACAAGTTCGTCGTCGCGCCGTTGCCCGACCGCACCGGCCGGCTCGTCCGCGAAGTGCTGCCCGGTTGGCTGTTGGTGGTTCTGCCTTACCTGCAAGGATGGAGCACCCCGGACGGCGCGTGGGACGATCCGGCGGAGCGGGCGCAGATCGCCGGGATCCTCGGCAGACTGCACGCGGCGACACCCCCGAAACCCTTGCGGCGCTGGGATTTCGCCGTGCCGGGCCGGGAAGCGCTGCTGGCCGCACTCGGGGATCTCGACCGGCCGTGGTCCTCCGGTCCGTACGCCGAGCCCACCCGACTGCGCCTGGCCGGCGCGATTCATCACCTCCACGGCAGGCTCGCACACTACGATGCGCTGGTTCGCGAGATCGAGGCGTCGGATGACCCCTGGGTGGTGACCCATGGAGAGCCGCACAGCGCCAACGTCCTCCGCACCACCGACGGCCGCATGCGCCTGATCGACTGGGACACTGTGCAGCTCGCGCCGCGCGAACGCGACCTGGCCGCGGTCCTAGGCGGGCCGATCGACGTCATGCCGGCGTACCAAGCGGAGGCCGGTCCGGTCAGCCCACGTCCTGCGGCATTAGAGCTGTTCGAGGTCTGGTGGTCGCTGGCCGAGATCGCGACGTACGTCCAGCTGTTCCGACAACCGCACGCCGATTCCGAGGACAGCAGGGAGTCCTGGCGGAACCTGACGATGTACGTGCCCAGCTGAGCACCTGGACTGCTGGTGAGAGGGTATTGCGGTGGCGGTGATCCTGGTGGTGCTGGGGGCGGCGGTTCTGCATGCGACGTGGAACGCGATGGCGCACGGGGCGCCGGACCGAGTCGCCGGGCTGGCGTTGATGGAGCTCGCGGCGGGGGTGATCGGACTCGTCGCCGTACTGGTGATGGGGCTGCCGCCGGCGGGCACGTGGTGGTACATCATCGCGTCGGCGCTGCTGCATCTCGCGTATCTCGGTGGGCTGCTGGCGTCGTACCAGCTGGGGCAGTTCAGCCAGATGTACCCGTTGGCCCGCGGTACGTCGCCGTGGGTCGTCGCCGTGGTGTCGATCGCCGTACTGCACCAGCACCTGGCCGTACTCGAGCTGGCCGGCGTACTGCTCGTCTCGGCCGGGCTGATCGCACTCGTCTTCATCGGACGGCCCGGCCGCGGTCAGGTGCCCGCGTTGTTCGCCGCGATCGGGACCGGGTTGATGATCGCGTCGTACACGGTCGTCGACGGGCTCGCCGTACACAAGATGCCGGTGGCAACCTACATGGGCTGGGTCTTCATGCTGCAAGGGTTCGCGTTCCCCGTGGCCGTCCTGTGGTGGCGCGGCCGGCGTGCCTTCGATCTGCCCCGTGCCTCCATTCTGTCCGGCCTAGGTGGCGGCGTCGTCTCGATGGCGGCGTACGGCCTCGTCCTCTGGGCCCAGACCCGCGGCACCCTGGCCACCATCGCCGCCCTCCGCGAAACCAGCATCATCTTCGGCGCCATCATCGGCGCGATCTTCTTCAACGAACGCTTCGGCCCCAAACGAGCCGCCGCCGCAACCGTCGTAGTAGCCGGCATCGTCCTGATCACCGCAGGCTAGAGGTACTACGGAAGAAGCGGACTGGAGGTACTGCGTGGTGACTGTGGTCGCCCCGCGGTGCTACAGGCGGCTCGTCCGTCGCCGTCCTCCGCACCGCTCCCACCCGCGGAACTGACCGTTTCTGTCTGCAACGGCGCCCTGCTACGTCAGAATCTGCGTGGCCGAAGTCGGCTGCCGCATGACACAGTTTGCTCCCTGCGGACGTCCAGTTCGAATACCGGGTCCGGGGGAAGGGCTGGGGTGAGGGCAGGCTCCAGGTCGGGCCCACGTCTGTCGAGCTGACCGCGTCGTATCTCGACGACGCGCTCGGCGACCTCGTACGCGGCGCATTGGCGTTGGCTCGGGGCGCTGCGGAAGTGCGATTCGCCTGGGCAGAGGAGCCAGGTGAATTCCGCTGGATCCTGACTCGCCTCGGAGAATCGCTGTCTGTCCGCGTGCTCTGGTTCGACGACGGGCCCTGGAGCTCCCAAGCAGACGAACACGGCAGTCAACTCCTCGCAGCGTCGTGCGATCCAATGACCTTCTGCATGGCCGTCGCGGACGGTGCGCGCGCCGTCCGCGACGACATGGGGACAGAGGAGTACAAACGTCGCTGGGCCGCACACGACTTTCCCAACGAGCACTTGGACGAGCTGCTCGCGCTGAAGCCCCGAGTCAATTAGCCACGAACCGCGCGCCCAGAGGCCTGGTACACAGCGCCTGTCGCGCGGCGAGCCAACCATCGCGCCAAACCACACCCGGCCGAGATTGATTCGAGCGTGTCGTTAGTTCCTGAACGGTTGGGTGCTTGAGGTCATGGTTGACCGCAACCGGTGACGCCTCCGCCGCGGCGGGTCTCAGCCGACGAACGCGATCGCGTTGCCGTCCGGGTCGCGCACGATGAAGTCGGTGCCGCCCCACGCTTGTTTGGTCAGCTTCTGCACGATCTCGGCGTCAGCGGCCAGATATTCCGTGTAAAGCTCGCGCACGTTCGGGGTATCGACGAACGCCATGATGAGTTCCTGACGTTCCGCGGCACCGGGCGCGAACACCGGCTCGTCTACGAGCTTCAGGTGCAAGGTCGCGCCGTCGCGCGACACCGATCCGTAGAACGGCGGGTTGCCGTGCAAGAAGTCGATCCGGAAGCCGAGCTGGTCCCGATAGAACGTGGCAGAGGCATCGACGTCGGCGACGTACAGCACCGGTTTGGCGCTCGCGACAGCCGCGTCCTGAGTCTCCGGCTGCTGACTGATGGGCGGAGCCGCTTCCGTACTCGCCTTGAGTTCGGCCCAGCTGGCGCAGCCCGCTTCGAGGGCGATGATCTCTTGGGCTTCGGTGAGGGGAAACTTCAGCGCGAGTGCTTCGCGGTCGGACAACGTGCGATAGCGCTCGAGCTGTCGGATGCGACCGCCAACCGAGAAGTTCCCGTCGCGGTGCCAGCGAACGAGCAGTTTCGCCTGTTTCTTGTACGTTTCGAGCTTGGGCATGGCGCTCCTCTTCGGTCTTGAAGTAGGTGGGCCTTGCCCTTTCGGCTGGATATGCCGCTGCGCCCTACGACCGGGTTTGAACCCGCGCCTGCGAAGTCGAGATTACCACAGCGACTCGGGCGTGCTTCGTGAAAAGCGCGAGGCTCGATCTTGTCGTTTGAGCAGGGTGCGGTAGTGCCTTCCTGTTGGGGTGGGAGCCGTCGTGGGACTTGCGCCCAGGAGTACGGCGGGCAGTTGGCTAGCTTCTTTCGTGGAAGGTCGAGCGATCCATACGGCGGCGGGTTCGTGTTGCGTCGGTCGGGTCGGAGCGATGCTTTTCCAGGAGTCGCTCGGCCCTGACGGCCAGGAAATGTATCTCCCGATCGATGTCATCGCCGTCGAGAATGAGCTCGAGCGAATCCTTGTCGGTGTAGTGGCGGTGGATCACCTGCTCGAGCTCGGCTGCCGAGGGGTTCTTCATCTGGAGTCGTTCGGCGAGTAGGACGATGTCGGCGGCGTCCTTGCGCCGCTGGGCAACCAGCTTGGTAGCCAGCAGGAA includes:
- the pdhA gene encoding pyruvate dehydrogenase (acetyl-transferring) E1 component subunit alpha — protein: MSESVPGPAPEVFAPHKAPVSPPQASEEVEFVQLLTPEGERVEHPDFTFDLDDEAVKGFYRDMVLVRRIDSEATALQRQGELGLWASLLGQEAAQIGSGRALNKRDMVFPTYREHGVAWCQGVNPLNLLGLFRGVDQGAWDPKDNNFHLYTIVIGAQTLHATGYAMGQQRDHAIGDADNGEATIAYFGDGASSQGDVNEAFIWASVFNAPVVFFCQNNQWAISEPIDRQTRIPLYQRAAGFGFPGVRVDGNDVLATYAVTQQALRRAREGSGPTLIEAYTYRMGAHTTSDDPTKYRLSEDLEHWKLKDPIARVHAYLTRHAGLDHDYFDEVDAEADKVAAELRAGCLALPEPELTDFFQHVYVEETPQLAEQREQFAVYAASFSADSEGEG
- the hisC gene encoding histidinol-phosphate transaminase, with the protein product MTPDNEVRFRACLDDVPAYKPGRPPARTDGRPTYKLSSNENPYPPLPGVLAAATEAAAQMNRYPDMGAVDLLEALSARFGVPVSDLAVGTGSVALLYHLLQATVADGDEVVYAWRSFEAYPIAVQLTGATSVQVPLTADARHDFKAMEAAITDRTKVVLVCTPNNPTGPVVRRDELLAFLDAVPSNVLVVVDEAYREFVRETDVADGVELYRDRQNVLVLRTFSKAYGLAGFRVGYAVGHPPVVAAIRKCALPFGVSHVAQVAAIASLAAEDELLERVDALVEERQRVFDALRAAGWDVPETETNFVWLGLGDDTMKFAEAVQAEGVSVRPFPGEGVRVTIGEREANDLFLGVARAWRQ
- a CDS encoding PIN domain-containing protein produces the protein MPEPRRQAFLDANVLRGNLQTDVLLSLADNDAFAPRWSAQVLDEVHRNRPDGLSAGKMQRRLDQMNRAFPRAMVSGYEHLEPQMQADEKDKHVLAAAVHSESTVLVTENVKDFHPPTTGPHAMPVQKLSPFLSQVVDDNPQRAVAAMRQMISRTDREPNTMPALIDKLAAQQDLRGFAQKLNSVVPAEERGSHPTLEQGKSAQSVAFDGVASAAGAAQKPESTPTASKHGAQEQSKSNENKL
- a CDS encoding alpha-ketoacid dehydrogenase subunit beta, with amino-acid sequence MTKITLGKAINAGLRVAMEKDPKVVVMGEDIGKLGGVFRVTEGLQKDFGEDRVIDTPLAESGIIGTAVGLALRGYRPVCEIQFDGFVFPAYDQIINQVAKMHYRSMGKIRMPVVIRIPYGGGIGAVEHHSESPETLFAHVPGLKVISCGDPVDAYWMIQQAIESDDPIVFFEPKRRYHEKAELDESVPPSLPLHQAKVLREGTDATLLCYGPMVKTCLQAAEAAVEDGRNLEVIDLRTIAPFDLATIFASVRKTRRAVVVHEAPYSFGPGSEIAARVTEECFYHLEAPVLRVTGYDTPYPPSRMEDDYLPDLDRVLDGVDRVMGY
- a CDS encoding EamA family transporter — its product is MAPRTGDTVAPAGVAEPGSRTPSGAMIWTALAVVYVVWGSTYLAIRVVVEAEIPPMLGMATRFLTAAVLMAAGLALKSGWRRLRITRQEAIGAATVGVLLLAFGNGAVAIAEQTVPSGLAALLVAAIPLWLMLLRVGGGERPRAMTWVGVLIGFGGAALLALSGGNTSAKPLSVAILVVGTICWATGSRYAPRLGLPRDPLVTALYEMVFGGTAMVLIGVLRGEPGRVHLDQIHGTGWIALAYLVVFGSLLAYTAYSYLLANAPISLVGTYAYVNPAVAVFLGWLILSEVLTWQILLGGAVIIVGVALVVTSERRRT
- a CDS encoding SDR family NAD(P)-dependent oxidoreductase translates to MSTLVWISGASAGIGAALAAAVPFPDARVIDISRRGGTTEHFEADLADPADWSRVAAHFTDALSTYDGERVVFIHNAGTITPIGPAAGADPDAYNRAVLLNSAAPQVLGAAFLRATAQLTCERHLIMLSSGAAKTAYSGWSSYNAGKAAVEHWVRTVGQEQPADGCRIIAVAPGVVDTAMQSEIRATDETDFPSVARFHDLKRTGTLSTPESAATGIWSLLTEDLPNGTCTDLRNR
- a CDS encoding dihydrolipoamide acetyltransferase family protein, whose protein sequence is MGIQQFRLPDVGEGLVEAEIVSWKVKPGDTVKLNDTIVEIETAKSLVELPVPFAGVITELLVPEGETVPVGTPIISVQTAGDEPLADDMVPSIPEPEESGSGRTAVLVGYGPKTTEAKRRQRKPAAPAGSAPAAGGAIPATPAPVAPAIQAPAPAAPVAPAELPAPAPVAGGNGVVHVLAKPPVRKLAKDLGVDLAAVAPTGPGGVITRADVEAYSAAPAGADVSGAAAPAAGVPAYEPAPIVSGREDTRVPVKGVQKVMAQAMVASAFTAPHVTEWITVDVSATMELVERLKSDRAFKDLRVSPLLIVAKAVTLAARRTPIVNAAWDEQAQEIVYKGAVNLGIAAATPRGLIVPNIKGADSLTLPDLCKALNDLVATAREGKTQPADQAGGSFTITNVGVFGVDAGTPIINPGEAAILAFGAVRKQPWVVDDEIVPRWITTLALSFDHRLIDGEKGSIFLADVASILEDPARALMF